In Gymnogyps californianus isolate 813 chromosome 1, ASM1813914v2, whole genome shotgun sequence, the following are encoded in one genomic region:
- the LOC127016698 gene encoding tetraspanin-33, producing MARRAAGGAGRHGDDFSFVSPVVKYVLFFFNMLFWMISMVMVAVGVYARLLKHAEAAMACLAVDPAILLVVVGVLTFLITFCGCVGSLRENICLLQTFSVCLTIIFLLQLAAGVLGFVFSDKARGKVSEIINGAIVHYRDDLDLQNLIDFGQKEFSCCGGVSYKDWSQNMYFNCTAANPSRERCSVPFSCCLRDANEAVINTMCGQGMQAMSYLEASAFIYTNGCIDKLVNWIHSNLFLLGGIALGLAVPQLVGILLAQILISQIRDQIKLQLYNQQHRADPWY from the exons ATGGCGAggagggcggcgggcggcgccgggcgCCACGGGGACGATTTCTCCTTCGTGAGCCCGGTGGTGAAGTACGTGCTCTTCTTCTTCAACATGCTCTTCTGG ATGATCTCGATGGTGATGGTGGCGGTGGGGGTCTACGCCCGGCTGCTGAAGCATGCAG AGGCAGCGATGGCCTGCCTGGCGGTGGACCCCGCCATCCTGCTCGTCGTGGTCGGCGTCCTCACCTTCCTCATCACCTTCTGCGGCTGCGTCGGCTCCTTGCGGGagaacatctgcctgctgcagacG TTCTCTGTCTGCCTGAccatcatcttcctcctgcagctggcagccGGCGTGCTGGGCTTCGTCTTCTCCGATAAG GCACGCGGGAAGGTCAGCGAGATCATCAACGGTGCCATCGTGCATTACCGGGATGACCTGGACCTGCAGAACCTCATCGACTTTGGGCAGAAGGAg TTCAGCTGCTGCGGGGGCGTCTCCTACAAGGACTGGTCCCAGAACATGTACTTCAACTGCACCGCCGCCAACCCCAGCCGGGAACGCTGCTCCGtccctttctcctgctgcctgcgGGATGCCAACGAG gCCGTCATCAACACCATGTGCGGGCAGGGCATGCAGGCCATGAGCTACCTGGAGGCCAGCGCCTTCATCTACACCAACGGCTGCATCGACAAACTGGTCAACTGGATCCACAGCAACCTCTTCCTGCTGGGGGGCATCGCCCTGGGGCTGGCTGTCCCCCAG ctggtGGGCATCCTGCTGGCTCAGATCCTCATCAGCCAGATCAGAGACCAGATCAAGCTGCAGCTCTACAACCAGCAGCACCGGGCTGACCCCTGGTACTGA